TTAGGTGCCACTGGTACTCGATTTTTTGCTAACAATTCTACATTACCTATTGAAGAAATATTTGCTCCAGGAAATGAAACAGTTTGAATATCAAATTCACGTGCAGTTAACATGATTGCATCAATCATTATTCTATACTGCTCGGAATCACTTAGTGCCGTTGTTTTTGAAAATTCAATATTAACATGAGTTCCATCACCACTAGACTCAACAGCTACAATTTCTACACCTTCAGGTATAGAAGGTTTAAGATTATACTGCTTATTCACTACAGTCATACTTATCAATGCTTCTTTTAAGCTACTAAACGATTCTTCAGTAGGAGTTAAAAATGTCGGGTATTGTTCATTTGCTTGGTATAGAAGATATGCTTTCTTGTTTACCTTCTTAATCTCGCTGACAGCTCCCATATCTGTATGACCAAATTCAACATCTTGCCCCTCTGACATGAATTTAGCGGATTCGATACCCATCCATCTAAATGTTTCAGAGACACTTTTGCTTAATATAGTTTCTTCAGACGTTCCCGTATCTTGTACTTGATCTAGTTGTGGAATATCAACAATAATCGTTTTTCCTACTTCATTATCATCATTCACTTCAATTATAGAGTAGTCGTTAAGAGCAAACTCTGATAACCCCCACTCTTCAACTGGTAATTGTAATTTCATACTTTCCATTAATTCAATACTTGATCGATTCGTAGTATCACTTAAATAACTAATTGGAATAACATTTTGCATATTCTTATCAGGAATGGCAAAGGTAACGAGTGTTTTATCATTTAATTGCTCTTCAGTCACTACAAAACGACTATTTTCAACCTTTGGCGAAATGATATTAGTTTCATTCGCTATCGATTTTTCACTTGCCTCTTCATCACTTTTTACTTCTCCTGATTTCTTCGCCTCAGACACGCTATCTCGAAGTTCTCCAGTAGTAGCTTCTTGTATTTGTTCATTTGCTAAAGATTTATCAGTGCTCTCCTCGGTAGCCTGATTATTAAAGTCATTCATTATTGGTTGCAGCAGTATAAAAACAATAATCATAGCAGCAGCTGTTGCAAAGCTAGGTAAAATCCAGATTACCTTCCTTTTTTTATTTACAGATGAGGATACTTGGTTATATATGGATAACGGATCACGATCGTCCTTAATTGAAGGCATCTTCCTAAGTATTTCTTCAATCCGTTCTTCATTCAACTGTGATTTTTTCATGTATGTTACCCTCCTTATCTGCATACTCCAACATATATCGTTTTAACACTTTTAGCGCACGATGTTGAGTTGTTTTCACTTTACTCTCTGTCCAATTTAACGCCCCTGCGGTTTCGGAGATAGATAACGACTGCAAGTACCTCATGACAATCACAAGTCGCTGATCGACAGTACATTTGTCAAGGCACTTGTACATCAGCTGAATCTCCTCATTTTGAACTGCAATTTCTTCCGGAAGAGGTGTTTGATCTCTTACTGGTTGTTTATGCCAATCAAAAGAGTCTATAATCTTTTGCTTCCAGCCCTTTTGTTTACGAAAATAATCGATAGCAACATGTCTTGCAATTGAAAACAACCAAGTTTTTTCACTACTGTTTCCTTCAAATTGGTCCGATGATTTCAACACTTTTATATAAACCTCTTGAACAAGGTCTTCAGCTTGTTCCTTGTTACGCACCATATAAAACAAAAATTGAAAAATATCTTGATGATATTTCTCATAGAAGTTCTGGAAAACGGTGTTCATCTCTTTCCCCCCGTTTCAATGTATTTGACGTAACTTTCACTTAAAAAGTTACAACCAAATTATATTACAATTATTAAAAATACCTGTCTTTGATAACTACACTAATCATTTTAACAAAAAGGAAGAATTTTTGAAGTAAATTCTTCCTTTAATGGTATTTGCTATTTATCTTCTTTCTTTACATCCCTTATCTTTCTTTCTTTAAAAACAATCGCGCTTCGTTCATACTCTACATCTTTCACTCCGTCACGAGCATTAATTACACGTGCAATTGCAAAAAAATAATCAGAGAGTCGATTAATATATTTTAAAACATTATCATTGATTTCATCTTGCTTTTGTAACGTCACAATCTTTCGTTCAGCTCTCCGGGCAACTGTTCTAGCAATATGAATGGCTGCAGATGGTGCTGACCCTCCTGGTAATATGAACCTTTCTAGTGCAGGGGCCTCCTTAATATATTCATCAATTCGAGTCTCCAAAAATTCAACAATGTCATACTGTACCTTATAAGCCCGCTTATTGTTAATTACAGCTAAATCTCCACCACAATCAAACAGTTCGTGCTGAATTTTCTCTAACTCACTATATATATCAGCGAATGTTTCTTCCTTAAGTAAAGTCATAGCTTGTCCGACAAAGGAATTCAACTCATCTACTGTTCCGTATGCTTCTACTCTAATATGATCTTTATCCACTCTACCACCAATTATACTTGTTTGTCCTTTATCACCTGATCGTGTATATAGCTTCAAAGTAATCTACTCCTCTTTATTTTATTCTTTCACTTATACCACACCAAATTCTATCAACTCTAATAGATTGTTGCACAATATCTTGATAACACCAACCTACAATATCTCGCCATAGACGTTCTGTTTTTTCAATTGGCACAAGACCTTGAGTAATATCTGTACCGATAAGGATAACTAGATTTTCTTCAGACTCATTCTCCCAATCTAACCATTGAGTAATTTTCTCCTGCCATAAACTACGCAGCTGATGATCTACACAATGATCGATGGATTTTTTTATTAGCGCTTCTACTCCTTCGATAACTACGATCGAAAAACCTTTTTTTATTTCACTTGCCTCGTCATCATATCCACATATCCAGTAACAGCTTTCTTTATTTAGTAACTGATATGTTTCCACTACCCATTTCCGTTTTCCTTGGAAGGCACCTCCACATACAAAATGCATTGTACTTCCCCCTCATTCGATTATAATATGTAGTAAGAAGCATAAAGCCAACAAATGAGCCATAACACCGTTTCTGTCCCTTCAACAAAGGCACCTAATGTATCTCCTGTCATGCCCCCAAAATGCTTCACAATAAAAGCTCTTCCTCTAAAAAAAAGAAAGAAAGATGCGAGCATTAATATTACTGTAAATAGCAATGAGGTTAAATGAGTGAAGAAGTATAGTAGTACTAAAACCAAGATAACAGTAGCATAAACAAAATACTTATCAGCTGATGTTAGATGCTTTTTAAATGCAGCCGCCATTCCTTCGTGTTTTGCAAGTGGTGTTGTAACAAGCAAATACACCATAAACGTTCTAGATAAGATGGGTATAACTAGTAAAGCGATAGTTATGATAGAGGAACCCATAGATTCAAAGATGAATAAATAACGAAAGCCGAATAAGAATAACAATGAGATCACAGCAAAAGCACCAACTCTAGCGTCACTCATGATCTCTAGTCTACGATCTTTATCTTTATACGAAAAAAATGCATCACTACAATCCATCCATCCATCAACATGTAGTCCACCAGAAAATAAAACTGAGAAAAACATAAGAAATAATGCTATCATCGCGTTTGATATCGGAAAGTAATTAAGGAATAACGTATGTATACTTGCTAGTAAAACACCTAAAATAAGACCAATAAGGGGAATAAATCGGACACACCATCTTCCACTTTTTGAATCCCATTGTATGTTTTTTTGAAAAGGAATAGTCGTAAAAAATTGAATTGCTAATAAAAAGCCATTGATGATTCTCAACGTAATTCCCTCATCTCATTTTTACTCTTCATTAATTGAGGAATGCCAAATTGAACAAAATAAGCTTCGTCACACGCTTGAACGATTGCTTGGTGAAGATTACCAAGCACATACATATACATATAGGACCCCTTATCTGAAGCTACCCCACTTGAAAATAATTCATTGGATACAATGACAATATGTTTACATTTTTCATTTAACATATAGAACGTGCTTAAAAGCTGTTGTATTAATTTCTTACCATATTCTTCACTCGTCCAATTATACCCTTCTCTAAACAATTCATTTGCTACTAAAATCGTCAAACAGTCAATTAAAATAAGATTGCTACTTGAAAAATTAGAAATAAGCTTTTTTATATCGTATGGTTGTTCCCAAAGTATCCAATCGCGGTTTAAAGCTATTCGATCTTGTTTATGTCTGCTAATTCGTTCAATCATTTCTGCATCCACAGCTTTTGACGTAGCAATATAATGAACTTGTTCTGAATCATCAGCTAATTCTTCAACTACTTGTTCAGCAAAACTGCTTTTACCGCTTCTCACACCCCCAGAGACAAATATCATCATTTGTTCTTCCACCTCTTTAAAACTTCAAGCAGAAAGTCGTTCTCTTCTGTTGTCCGTATAGCTAATCTTATATACATACCATCAAGCCCTGAAAAGTTATACGTGTGTCTAGGTACAATCCCTTGCCTCAATAAATAGATTAGCAGATCTTGTTGATTATTATATACGGGGTCTTTCAGTAAATAATAATTTACAGTCGAAGGAGAAACATAATAATGAAGCTGTGCTAGGTGTTGGAATACTCTCCTTCTCTCTTCATCAACCAATTGTTTTGTCTTAGTAACATGAGCTTTATCACTTATGCATAACACACCTAAATGTTGAGCGACCCCGTTTACACTCCATGGTGGCTGTAGCGTCTTTAAACGTTCTATTATATTTTCACATGCAACCACATAACCTAATCGGATCCCTGCTAAATGGTACATTTTAGTCAGTGAGCGTAAAATAATAATATGACTGTATTCGTTGATATACTTGATCATTGAAATTGAAGTTTCACAAAAATCGTAAAACGCCTCATCGAAAATGACTGTTGTATGATGTATCCTTGCATAATCAATAATGTCGAGTAGTATAGCCTCATCTATTACAGTACCTGTAGGATTATTCGGATTGCAAAGAAACATCACATCAACTTCTCTTATGAGAGCTTTAAGACGCTTAATTTGAGGTTGCCAGTTATTAAATTCATTTAATAGAATCGATTGAATTTGACATGAATAAGCGGTACAAGCAGTTCGATATTCTGAAAAAGTTGGCTCTAGTAATCCTACCTTCTTTCCAGCAAACAGTTGGGATAATAAATAAATACATTGGGATCCACCGTTCCCGACAAATAGTTTTGAAGCTGGAATATTCTCACTGTGGGAAATAGCCGAATATAGTTCAGTTGACTCAATATCTGGGTATTCAGTGACAAAGTGGAAGCTCTTGTTGAATTCATTTTTTAAGGCGATAGGAGCTCCTAAAGGATTAGTGTTAACACTAAAATCTATTATGCTTTTTGGAGGTACGATATTAAATGCCTCGTACAGTTTGTTAGGGTTAGCGCCATGTGATGGTACTCTCAATGAACATCCCTCCTAGAACATAGAAAATAGTACACGCAATAACAGTTCTGATCATCACTTGATTTGCCTTATCTATATGCTTTACAGTCAGTGTAACGATGGGTTCACCCATTGTCGCTCTATTTGATGCAACACCCTTATAATAGTTAATTCCTCCTAACTGAACACTTAATATCGAAGCCATCGCCGCTTCTAGCCAACCACTGTTAGGACTGGGATGTTTGCTAGCATCACGAAATAAGAGTTTCATACATTCCTTTAATGATTGCTTTGCCAATGCTACATTAGCAACAACCATTAATATTCCAGAAATTCGACTAGGCACAAAATTTAATAAATCATCAAATTTCGCTGCCGCCCAACCAAATTCTCGATAGGTTTCATTTTTATAGCCAAGCATTGAGTCACACGTATTTGCTGCTCGATACATTACAGCTAAAGGGCCACCTCCAAGTATTGCGAAAAATAAAGGGGCTGTAATTCCATCACTCGTATTTTCAGCTACAGTCTCTACGACCCCACGAACAATTTCTGATTCTTCAAGATGAATCGTATCTCTTCCAACAATCCAGCTTAATTTCTCTCGAGCTAAACCTA
This sequence is a window from Bacillus sp. SM2101. Protein-coding genes within it:
- a CDS encoding bifunctional adenosylcobinamide kinase/adenosylcobinamide-phosphate guanylyltransferase, with the protein product MHFVCGGAFQGKRKWVVETYQLLNKESCYWICGYDDEASEIKKGFSIVVIEGVEALIKKSIDHCVDHQLRSLWQEKITQWLDWENESEENLVILIGTDITQGLVPIEKTERLWRDIVGWCYQDIVQQSIRVDRIWCGISERIK
- a CDS encoding bifunctional adenosylcobinamide kinase/adenosylcobinamide-phosphate guanylyltransferase gives rise to the protein MMIFVSGGVRSGKSSFAEQVVEELADDSEQVHYIATSKAVDAEMIERISRHKQDRIALNRDWILWEQPYDIKKLISNFSSSNLILIDCLTILVANELFREGYNWTSEEYGKKLIQQLLSTFYMLNEKCKHIVIVSNELFSSGVASDKGSYMYMYVLGNLHQAIVQACDEAYFVQFGIPQLMKSKNEMRELR
- the cbiB gene encoding adenosylcobinamide-phosphate synthase CbiB, which gives rise to MEHICAIIIALGLDFVIGDPKWLPHPVRGFGWMIRKCDHAFNEGKFRKSKGVITVIVVCGFATVISAAVIFYLYSLHWVIGMLVEALFIFTTIATKSLKEAAVEVKLPLVDKNLGLAREKLSWIVGRDTIHLEESEIVRGVVETVAENTSDGITAPLFFAILGGGPLAVMYRAANTCDSMLGYKNETYREFGWAAAKFDDLLNFVPSRISGILMVVANVALAKQSLKECMKLLFRDASKHPSPNSGWLEAAMASILSVQLGGINYYKGVASNRATMGEPIVTLTVKHIDKANQVMIRTVIACTIFYVLGGMFIESTITWR
- the cobD gene encoding threonine-phosphate decarboxylase CobD codes for the protein MRVPSHGANPNKLYEAFNIVPPKSIIDFSVNTNPLGAPIALKNEFNKSFHFVTEYPDIESTELYSAISHSENIPASKLFVGNGGSQCIYLLSQLFAGKKVGLLEPTFSEYRTACTAYSCQIQSILLNEFNNWQPQIKRLKALIREVDVMFLCNPNNPTGTVIDEAILLDIIDYARIHHTTVIFDEAFYDFCETSISMIKYINEYSHIIILRSLTKMYHLAGIRLGYVVACENIIERLKTLQPPWSVNGVAQHLGVLCISDKAHVTKTKQLVDEERRRVFQHLAQLHYYVSPSTVNYYLLKDPVYNNQQDLLIYLLRQGIVPRHTYNFSGLDGMYIRLAIRTTEENDFLLEVLKRWKNK
- a CDS encoding GerMN domain-containing protein, yielding MKKSQLNEERIEEILRKMPSIKDDRDPLSIYNQVSSSVNKKRKVIWILPSFATAAAMIIVFILLQPIMNDFNNQATEESTDKSLANEQIQEATTGELRDSVSEAKKSGEVKSDEEASEKSIANETNIISPKVENSRFVVTEEQLNDKTLVTFAIPDKNMQNVIPISYLSDTTNRSSIELMESMKLQLPVEEWGLSEFALNDYSIIEVNDDNEVGKTIIVDIPQLDQVQDTGTSEETILSKSVSETFRWMGIESAKFMSEGQDVEFGHTDMGAVSEIKKVNKKAYLLYQANEQYPTFLTPTEESFSSLKEALISMTVVNKQYNLKPSIPEGVEIVAVESSGDGTHVNIEFSKTTALSDSEQYRIMIDAIMLTAREFDIQTVSFPGANISSIGNVELLAKNRVPVAPNLMDLDD
- a CDS encoding cob(I)yrinic acid a,c-diamide adenosyltransferase, with the protein product MKLYTRSGDKGQTSIIGGRVDKDHIRVEAYGTVDELNSFVGQAMTLLKEETFADIYSELEKIQHELFDCGGDLAVINNKRAYKVQYDIVEFLETRIDEYIKEAPALERFILPGGSAPSAAIHIARTVARRAERKIVTLQKQDEINDNVLKYINRLSDYFFAIARVINARDGVKDVEYERSAIVFKERKIRDVKKEDK
- the cobS gene encoding adenosylcobinamide-GDP ribazoletransferase: MRIINGFLLAIQFFTTIPFQKNIQWDSKSGRWCVRFIPLIGLILGVLLASIHTLFLNYFPISNAMIALFLMFFSVLFSGGLHVDGWMDCSDAFFSYKDKDRRLEIMSDARVGAFAVISLLFLFGFRYLFIFESMGSSIITIALLVIPILSRTFMVYLLVTTPLAKHEGMAAAFKKHLTSADKYFVYATVILVLVLLYFFTHLTSLLFTVILMLASFFLFFRGRAFIVKHFGGMTGDTLGAFVEGTETVLWLICWLYASYYIL
- the sigX gene encoding RNA polymerase sigma factor SigX — its product is MNTVFQNFYEKYHQDIFQFLFYMVRNKEQAEDLVQEVYIKVLKSSDQFEGNSSEKTWLFSIARHVAIDYFRKQKGWKQKIIDSFDWHKQPVRDQTPLPEEIAVQNEEIQLMYKCLDKCTVDQRLVIVMRYLQSLSISETAGALNWTESKVKTTQHRALKVLKRYMLEYADKEGNIHEKITVE